In the Alligator mississippiensis isolate rAllMis1 chromosome 7, rAllMis1, whole genome shotgun sequence genome, one interval contains:
- the GPR171 gene encoding G-protein coupled receptor 171, translating to MSLSNVSNCNIYNQMEPFSYFYYLIFLTGFIGSCFALWAFTQKNQNQKCISIYLINLLTADFLMTLALPVKIAVDIGIASWKLKIFHCQFTACLIYINMYLSIIFLGFVSMDRCLQLMHNYKVYRIQEPGFAKMLSAVVWIMVLLIMVPNMAIPIRTIKEKSTIGCIDFKTEFGRDWHVFTNFICTAIFLNFSAMILISNCLIIRQLYQNKYSKSYASVKKALVNILLITAGYIICFVPYHIVRIPYTLSQSNAITDCHLKQILFKAKESTLLLAVSNLCFDPILYFYLCKTFRLKITATFTAQRETKGLTEGESVQNCHNSI from the coding sequence ATGTCCTTAAGCAATGTCTCAAATTGCAATATCTATAATCAAATGGAACCATTTTCCTATTTTTACTATTTGATTTTCCTCACGGGATTTATTGGGAGTTGTTTTGCGCTATGGGCATTCACACAAAAGAATCAAAACCAAAAGTGTATCAGCATATACTTAATTAACCTGCTAACAGCTGACTTCCTGATGACTTTGGCATTGCCAGTTAAAATAGCTGTCGACATAGGCATTGCTTCTTGGAAACTGAAAATATTCCACTGCCAATTTACAGCATGTCTCATCTACATTAACATGTATTTGTCAATTATATTTTTGGGATTTGTAAGCATGGACCGGTGTCTACAGTTAATGCACAACTACAAAGTGTATCGAATCCAGGAACCTGGTTTTGCCAAGATGTTATCTGCTGTTGTATGGATAATGGTGCTCCTTATAATGGTGCCCAACATGGCAATTCCAATCAGAACAATCAAGGAAAAGTCTACCATTGGATGCATtgattttaaaacagaatttggAAGAGACTGGCACGTGTTTACTAATTTCATATGTACAGCAATTTTCCTCAATTTTTCAGCCATGATACTTATTTCCAACTGCCTCATTATCAGACAACTTTATCAAAACAAATACAGTAAGAGTTATGCAAGTGTGAAGAAAGCCCTGgtcaatattttattaataactGCAGGCTACATAATATGTTTTGTTCCTTACCATATTGTTCGGATTCCCTACACTTTGAGCCAGAGTAACGCTATAACTGACTGTCATCTGAAACAAATACTCTTTAAAGCAAAGGAATCCACCCTGCTGCTCGCTGTGTCAAATCTTTGCTTTGATCCTATTTTGTACTTTTATCTTTGCAAGACGTTTAGATTGAAAATTACTGCAACTTTTACAgcacaaagagaaacaaaaggtCTCACAGAAGGAGAATCTGTGCAAAACTGCCATAATTCAATCTAA